The proteins below are encoded in one region of Drosophila santomea strain STO CAGO 1482 chromosome 3R, Prin_Dsan_1.1, whole genome shotgun sequence:
- the LOC120452838 gene encoding lysine-rich arabinogalactan protein 19, with the protein MSLKYLLIASAVLIGLVGADVSQVKAGKVDLPFNDLLPPLIDEPSTTTTTTTEKPTTTLATKPTKKAYYQKPAQLAKEDKLKTSALKQDVPQLPLDLLPPFEDEVKPAEDKLQPVVNTTPKPVVKISQPAVLKVTPPAVLKVTPPPTPRPQYSVQPAAASRPQYSVYPAPQAVNPQPTRAPGFGSGFQSRFSNYFLTSTPRPRRGPLPTITPFPRFVRA; encoded by the exons ATGTCACTGAAATAC TTACTCATTGCTTCTGCCGTGTTGATCGGCTTGGTTGGAGCTGATGTGTCTCAAGTAAAGGCGGGTAAAGTGGATCTGCCATTCAATGACTTGCTACCACCCCTAATTGATGAACCAAGCaccacgacgacgacaacaacgGAGAAGCCAACCACTACCCTGGCCACAAAGCCAACCAAGAAAGCGTACTACCAGAAGCCAGCCCAGCTGGCCAAGGAGGATAAGTTGAAGACCAGTGCCCTCAAGCAAGATGTTCCGCAGCTCCCTTTAGATCTACTGCCACCTTTCGAAGACGAGGTCAAGCCGGCGGAGGACAAGTTGCAGCCAGTGGTGAATACTACGCCGAAACCCGTGGTTAAGATCTCTCAGCCGGCTGTGCTCAAGGTCACTCCTCCGGCTGTGCTCAAG GTCACCCCGCCGCCTACTCCACGTCCACAATACTCGGTTCAGCCTGCCGCAGCATCACGTCCACAATACTCCGTTTATCCTGCTCCTCAAGCGGTTAACCCTCAGCCCACCCGTGCTCCTGGTTTCGGGAGCGGGTTCCAGTCCCGATTCTCCAACTACTTTCTCACCAGTACCCCTCGACCCAGACGCGGCCCCCTGCCCACTATCACCCCTTTCCCGCGCTTTGTCAGGGCTTAG
- the LOC120454154 gene encoding uncharacterized protein LOC120454154 isoform X1 — protein sequence MASQMSLADGLQAPSAGVQPHLQPWEAHAWSPERLGSMYSDWAMHFFSQQRYANGLRYFNNALDLNPFNARALMRRSQLKRSMGLAPDALKDCSHAEDLLMSRRPPVVNPNVSLEVCDALYESNRLENSKINLHCHLKRFSSAQRGPVVDRLNVLNENFRDTLSDDTTMSVQRLINRMMDSLAKESKDMKDTCDVISIMEKEEAHLSPLEIARRKRHFKIYNQSYLSKCWVDVAFLKRLRDDPNVKPKHCKKSSEYLGKLMASNYKAERTLTKMLHTRNPMYALHQQKYPNEAFYNKHREENLYRIQYQTRRNMFKILRSIRLLIRVGELNKLTTFIEEVMGDYVTIKTNRVMPWKFEFTNEVYNYLGLARINEYKIPSNMTVLQGRQRLLTLFRLPLNNNLDIKKSKTKRSSTLHITRSGTTDPKAEHFKKQVVRLENRMRFAEYHIERAYLLHELAQEHLNFNSFDGACSMARIALEEAIKCKSVVWSFLSLMVICKAHAILGKIEREKDILAEAFELAKKMKNLDLCLFIDICIKVNAEEMEMKRMVTTDLTARRQKFGSKMFQSNDQVNEDRNQIT from the exons ATGGCCAGCCAAATGAGCTTAGCGGATGGTCTCCAGGCTCCAAGTGCCGGAGTACAGCCGCACCTGCAGCCATGGGAGGCACATGCGTGGTCCCCGGAACGTCTGGGCTCCATGTACTCCGACTGGGCGATGCACTTCTTCAGCCAACAGCGGTACGCGAACGGACTTCGCTATTTCAATAACGCCCTGGATCTGAATCCGTTCAATGCCAGAGCTCTGATGCGCCGAAGCCAGCTGAAAAGATCCATGGGCCTGGCCCCCGACGCTCTGAAGGATTGCTCCCACGCAGAGG ATCTGCTGATGAGCCGAAGGCCACCAGTAGTCAATCCCAATGTCAGTCTGGAAGTCTGCGATGCGCTGTACGAGTCCAATCGGCTGGAGAACTCGAAAATAAATCTGCATTGTCATTTAAAGCGATTTAGCTCCGCACAAAGAGGTCCTGTTGTCGACCGTCTTAATGTG TTAAATGAGAACTTTCGAGACACATTATCAGATGATACCACCATGTCTGTACAGCGCCTTATCAATCGCATGATGGATAGTTTGGCTAAGGAATCCAAGGATATGAAGGATACTTGTGACGTGATTAGCATAATGGAAAAGGAG GAAGCCCATTTGTCCCCACTGGAAATAGCCAGGCGAAAAAGGCACTTTAAGATATATAACCAGTCGTATCTGAGCAAGTGCTGGGTGGATGTGGCCTTCCTAAAGAGACTACGCGATGATCCCAATGTAAAGCCCAAACATTGCAAAAAGTCATCCGAGTACTTGGGCAAGCTGATGGCTAGCAACTATAAAGCGGAGCGCACTCTTACG AAAATGCTGCATACCCGAAATCCCATGTACGCCTTGCATCAACAGAAATATCCCAACGAGGCATTTTATAATAAGCACCGGGAGGAAAATCTGTATCGCATTCAGTACCAGACAAGGCGAAATATGTTCAAGATTCTGCGCAGTATTCGATTGCTGATTCGTGTTGGAGAACTCAAT AAACTGACCACATTTATTGAGGAGGTCATGGGAGACTATGTCACCATTAAGACGAATCGCGTAATGCCGTGGAAATTTGAATTCACTAATGAGGTCTACAACTACCTAGGTCTAGCCCGCATTAATGAATACAAAATCCCCAGCAATATGACTGTCTTGCAGGGAAGACAACGTCTTCTGACACTTTTCAGACTGCCGCTCAATAATAATCTGGACATAAAGAAATCAAAGACAAAACGATCGAGTACTCTTCATATAACAAGATCGGGCACCACCGATCCCAAAGCTGAGCACTTTAA GAAACAAGTGGTTCGACTGGAGAATCGGATGCGGTTTGCCGAGTATCACATTGAACGCGCCTATCTACTGCATGAATTGGCCCAAGAGCATCTGAATTTTAACTCATTTGATGGAGCTTGCTCCATGGCACGTATTGCCCTGGAGG AGGCCATCAAATGCAAGAGTGTAGTTTGGAGCTTCCTGAGTCTCATGGTAATATGCAAGGCCCACGCAATTCTGGGCAAGATCGAACGGGAAAAGGATATTCTGGCCGAAGCCTTCGAGCTGGCCAAGAAAATGAAGAACCTAGACCTGTGCTTGTTCATCGATATCTGCATTAAAGTTAATGCGGAGGAGATGGAAATGAAGCGCATGGTTACTACAGATTTGACTGCTAGGAGACAAAAGTTTGGCTCGAAAATGTTCCAAAGCAACGATCAGGTGAATGAGGATCGCAACCAAATTACCTAG
- the LOC120454154 gene encoding uncharacterized protein LOC120454154 isoform X2: protein MASQMSLADGLQAPSAGVQPHLQPWEAHAWSPERLGSMYSDWAMHFFSQQRYANGLRYFNNALDLNPFNARALMRRSQLKRSMGLAPDALKDCSHAEDLLMSRRPPVVNPNVSLEVCDALYESNRLENSKINLHCHLKRFSSAQRGPVVDRLNVLNENFRDTLSDDTTMSVQRLINRMMDSLAKESKDMKDTCDVISIMEKEEAHLSPLEIARRKRHFKIYNQSYLSKCWVDVAFLKRLRDDPNVKPKHCKKSSEYLGKLMASNYKAERTLTKMLHTRNPMYALHQQKYPNEAFYNKHREENLYRIQYQTRRNMFKILRSIRLLIRVGELNKLTTFIEEVMGDYVTIKTNRVMPWKFEFTNEVYNYLGLARINEYKIPSNMTVLQGRQRLLTLFRLPLNNNLDIKKSKTKRSSTLHITRSGTTDPKAEHFKKQVVRLENRMRFAEYHIERAYLLHELAQEHLNFNSFDGACSMRPSNARV, encoded by the exons ATGGCCAGCCAAATGAGCTTAGCGGATGGTCTCCAGGCTCCAAGTGCCGGAGTACAGCCGCACCTGCAGCCATGGGAGGCACATGCGTGGTCCCCGGAACGTCTGGGCTCCATGTACTCCGACTGGGCGATGCACTTCTTCAGCCAACAGCGGTACGCGAACGGACTTCGCTATTTCAATAACGCCCTGGATCTGAATCCGTTCAATGCCAGAGCTCTGATGCGCCGAAGCCAGCTGAAAAGATCCATGGGCCTGGCCCCCGACGCTCTGAAGGATTGCTCCCACGCAGAGG ATCTGCTGATGAGCCGAAGGCCACCAGTAGTCAATCCCAATGTCAGTCTGGAAGTCTGCGATGCGCTGTACGAGTCCAATCGGCTGGAGAACTCGAAAATAAATCTGCATTGTCATTTAAAGCGATTTAGCTCCGCACAAAGAGGTCCTGTTGTCGACCGTCTTAATGTG TTAAATGAGAACTTTCGAGACACATTATCAGATGATACCACCATGTCTGTACAGCGCCTTATCAATCGCATGATGGATAGTTTGGCTAAGGAATCCAAGGATATGAAGGATACTTGTGACGTGATTAGCATAATGGAAAAGGAG GAAGCCCATTTGTCCCCACTGGAAATAGCCAGGCGAAAAAGGCACTTTAAGATATATAACCAGTCGTATCTGAGCAAGTGCTGGGTGGATGTGGCCTTCCTAAAGAGACTACGCGATGATCCCAATGTAAAGCCCAAACATTGCAAAAAGTCATCCGAGTACTTGGGCAAGCTGATGGCTAGCAACTATAAAGCGGAGCGCACTCTTACG AAAATGCTGCATACCCGAAATCCCATGTACGCCTTGCATCAACAGAAATATCCCAACGAGGCATTTTATAATAAGCACCGGGAGGAAAATCTGTATCGCATTCAGTACCAGACAAGGCGAAATATGTTCAAGATTCTGCGCAGTATTCGATTGCTGATTCGTGTTGGAGAACTCAAT AAACTGACCACATTTATTGAGGAGGTCATGGGAGACTATGTCACCATTAAGACGAATCGCGTAATGCCGTGGAAATTTGAATTCACTAATGAGGTCTACAACTACCTAGGTCTAGCCCGCATTAATGAATACAAAATCCCCAGCAATATGACTGTCTTGCAGGGAAGACAACGTCTTCTGACACTTTTCAGACTGCCGCTCAATAATAATCTGGACATAAAGAAATCAAAGACAAAACGATCGAGTACTCTTCATATAACAAGATCGGGCACCACCGATCCCAAAGCTGAGCACTTTAA GAAACAAGTGGTTCGACTGGAGAATCGGATGCGGTTTGCCGAGTATCACATTGAACGCGCCTATCTACTGCATGAATTGGCCCAAGAGCATCTGAATTTTAACTCATTTGATGGAGCTTGCTCCATG AGGCCATCAAATGCAAGAGTGTAG
- the LOC120453813 gene encoding uncharacterized protein LOC120453813, which produces MTTSNFSFRCLGIVISAYSVIVEKQCIDTVDVMRYAIITGEHSIAFNDYDESPYKVYLIGSIYKGSANALVNTVDPFIFSRLVRPICLPPIPEWYALSSSTTAYTTSNGITITYLINIEDDIREKIKLIHEHSNQKGNQNTHNSKALISI; this is translated from the exons ATGACCACGTCCAATTTCTCGTTTAGATGCCTGGGTATAGTAATCAGTGCTTATTCGGTTATTGTCGAGAAACAATGCATTGATACTGTCGATGTGATGCGATATGCCATTATCACTGGAGAGCACTCGATTGCTTTTAATGACTATGACGAGAGTCCCTATAAGGTATACCTTATAGGTAGCATATATAAAGG CTCAGCAAATGCCCTTGTCAACACAGTTGATCCCTTTATATTTTCTCGCTTGGTGCGCCCCATTTGCCTGCCCCCCATCCCTGAGTGGTATGCCCTGTCCTCGAGCACAACTGCCTATACGACCTCGAATGGCATTACGATTACCTATCTCATTAATATCGAAGATGACATACGcgagaaaataaaacttatacACGAGCACAGCAaccaaaaaggaaatcaaaatacCCATAATTCTAAAGCTCTCATAAGCATTTAA
- the LOC120452311 gene encoding glutamate [NMDA] receptor subunit 1 → MIKLQMKVISWPLIILPAFLRVLQIESINTNFLELAAFEDFLRSQHMSQILVVLGDDADGDWKIECHQKLLANYRVQFYRPEMSVNFEDLMYHGSPRTAVLVLNFEHVLVRRQVFGVASEAGYFNNSLAWFILGSVRESLPDEHLIDQLLSGYKMGIDADITVVLRGADNASLLFYDVYRISRRAHTPLIIEKKGSWSHLGGFQLSENFKNTWVIRRRNFLNVTWIGSTVLTEKPPGFGDIEYLADDKQFQQLDPMQRKTYQLFQLVERMFNLSLVISLTDKWGELLENGSWSGVMGQVTSRAADLAVCPIRFVLDRQPYVQYSAVLHTQNIHFLFRHPRRGHIRNIFFEPLSNQVWWCVLVLVTGSTVLLLFHMKQERKLSLMENGLSFVWFTMLETYLQQGPATEIFRLFSTRLLISLSCIFSFMLMQFYGAFIVGSLLSESARTIVSLQALYDSNLAIGMENISYNFPIFTNTSNQLVKDVYGKKICKPGEHNILTLQQGAERVIQGRFAFHTAIDRLYRLLLDLQMDEAEFCDLQEVMFNLPYDSGSVLPKGSPWREHLAHALLHLRATGLLQYNDKKWMVRRPDCSLFKTSQAEVDLEHFAPAIFALVLAMMASALVFLLELFLHWLADFRRRLGTMST, encoded by the exons ATGATTAAGTTGCAAATGAAAGTTATTTCTTGGCCTTTAATAATTTTACCAGCATTTTTACGCGTGCTGCAAATTGAAAGCATAAATACCAATTTCCTTGAGCTGGCAGCCTTCGAGGACTTTTTGCGTTCGCAGCACATGAGCCAGATTCTGGTGGTCCTGGGCGATGATGCTGACGGCGACTGGAAAATTGAATGCCAccaaaaattgttggccaaCTATCGTGTGCAATTTTACCGGCCAGAAATGTCGGTGAATTTCGAGGATCTCATGTACCACGGGTCTCCGCGCACGGCGGTCTTGGTGCTGAATTTCGAGCATGTCCTTGTGAGGCGTCAGGTGTTCGGGGTGGCCTCCGAGGCCGGATACTTTAACAACTCGCTGGCGTGGTTTATTCTTGGTTCTGTCCGCGAATCTCTACCAGATGAGCATCTGATTGACCAGCTCTTAAGTGGCTACAAAATGGGCATCGATGCCGACATCACAGTGGTCTTGAGGGGAGCAGACAA TGCGTCGTTGCTTTTCTATGACGTATACAGAATCAGTCGGCGAGCTCACACCCCATTGATAATTGAAAAGAAGGGATCATGGTCCCATTTAGGTGGTTTCCAATTGTCCGAAAATTTTAAGAACACCTGGGTAATTCGGCGCCGCAACTTTCTCAATGTCACTTGGATAGGAAGTACTGTG TTGACAGAGAAGCCTCCTGGATTCGGTGACATAGAGTACCTGGCCGATGATAAGCAGTTCCAGCAATTGGACCCTATGCAGCGAAAGACCTATCAGTTGTTTCAACTCGTTGAGCGCATGTTCAATCTCAG CTTGGTCATAAGCTTAACGGATAAGTGGGGCGAACTGCTGGAGAATGGCAGTTGGTCAGGTGTGATGGGTCAGGTGACAAGTCGCGCGGCGGACTTGGCCGTGTGTCCTATTCGCTTTGTGCTGGACAGGCAACCCTACGTTCAGTATTCGGCGGTCCTGCACACCCAGAA CATCCACTTTCTCTTTCGGCACCCACGTCGCGGCCACATCAGGAACATATTCTTCGAGCCGTTGAGCAACCAGGTGTGGTGGTGTGTCCTGGTTTTGGTCACTGGAAGCACTGTACTTTTACTGTTTCACATGAAGCAGGAGAGGAAGCTTTCCCTCATGGAGAACGGGTTGTCCTTCGTTTGGTTTACAATGCTGGAAACGTATCTGCAACAGGGTCCTGCCACCGAGATCTTTCGCCTTTTTTCCACTCGATTGCTGATCAGCCTTAGTTGTATATTCAGTTTTATGCTGATGCAGTTCTACGGCGCCTTTATAGTGGGCTCTCTGCTTTCCGAAAGCGCAAGGACCATTGTCAGCCTGCAGGCACTTTACGACAGCAACCTTGCGATTGGGATGGAAAATATATCGTACAACTTTCCGATATTCACAAACACAAGCAATCAGTTGGTAAAGGATGTGTACGGCAAGAAAATATGCAAGCCTGGAGAGCACAATATCCTGACCCTGCAGCAGGGAGCTGAGAGGGTAATCCAAGGACGCTTCGCATTCCACACGGCGATCGATCGTTTGTACAGGTTGCTTCTGGACCTCCAAATGGATGAGGCGGAGTTCTGCGACCTGCAGGAGGTCATGTTCAACCTACCGTACGACTCGGGATCCGTGTTGCCCAAGGGTTCTCCGTGGAGAGAGCACCTGGCCCATGCACTGCTTCACCTTCGAGCTACTGGCCTGCTACAGTACAACGACAAGAAGTGGATGGTTCGACGACCAGATTGCAGCCTGTTCAAGACCTCGCAAGCAGAGGTTGACCTGGAGCACTTTGCCCCGGCGATTTTTGCCCTGGTGCTCGCCATGATGGCCAGTGCGCTGGTCTTTTTGTTGGAACTCTTTCTGCACTGGCTAGCGGACTTTCGAAGGAGGTTGGGAACCATGTCCACTTAA